The DNA region CGCTGTGTGTGAGGTCGACGATGATCGCATTCCCGTGGTCCGCTTTGCGCAGGGCATCGAGGACCACTGCGATGTCCTCCTCGAAGCTCTCGCTGGAAACGTCCTCATGCTCCCCGAAGGCCAGCGTTCCGGGGCTCGTGAAGAAGGTTTCGTGCAACGTCTGTGTTCGCTGCGGGTCATTCTGAAGATCGTAGATGTGTGCCGGGTTGTCGTCCCGGCTACCGGAGATGATGGTGAGCCGGCTCTGAGCTGCCTCGCAGAGTGCGCGTGAGAGTGCTACTGCGGGCGAGAGATGGCAGCCCCAGCCGTGGAAGACTCCCAGGCCGCGCCATGAGGATCGTGGATTCGATTCAGCGATGACACACTCATAAGTGGCGAAGCCCAGGCTCGATGTCAAATCCCGAACCGCGACGTCGACCTCGGCTCGCTCGAAACAGGCGATCAGCTTCTTGCACTCGGGGTCGTCGACGCTGTCCAGGTCGATTCTCCTCTGCTGTCGTGCCGCTTCCGTCTCGCGTCCCCACACGTCCTGTGCATCCCGCTCGATGACCTCGAGTAGGCCGTGAAGGGTCGCCTCCAATAGATGATTTCCCGAGGCCAACCCGTTCGAGCTGTTGAAGAAGGTCAGTTTCATGCTGTGGGAAAGGAGCGTGTTCATGGTCACGTATTCGTATGGCACCCACACCGGCTGCTCCCGAATCAGATCGTAGCCCTCGACCCAGGGCGCCGGGTTTCCCGGCAGCAACTGGCCCCCGGAGCGCAATGGGAGTCGGGTTACATCGATCGTCGGCCCGACCGCGCTCATCTCTCGATACGATCCGATCCGAACCGGAAGTTCGATCCATTCGGCATGCCAGTTTTCGACCGACTCCATCAGCGCGGAGACCTTGGCGTGATCGCGATCGATGCCTTTGCCCTGGGAGACCGCGAGGGATCGCGAGTTCGGCCGGATGGCCATATAGACCGGAATGCCGATGCAATCGAGGCCGGTGACATTGGCGAGTCTAGTGATGCCCAGCTTTGGCATGAATGGCGCGAAGGCCGCCAGCGTCTTGTCGGGCCGACAGCTTCGATGTGATCCCGAAACCCTATGCGACTTCGCTTGTCGGTAGTCCTGCCCCAGGATCTTCATGAATCGTGGCTCTCGGTTTCCGGTGGTGAGGCTCAAAGTATGTCAGATGCCCGATGGTGGTTGCCATCGCGGTGGCCACGGTCCAGAATGTCTCGGAACCTAACTGTGTTGCCGTCGATCGCGAGGCCGCCCTCGCGCGGGGGTCCCGAGGTCGAGGCGCGATGGCGAAGGTTTCCCCAATCCGCAAGGGAACGGAAGCGGTGGTTCTCGTGGTTCCGCCGGTGCTGCACCCGAACATGCCACCACTGGGAACGAGTGTCCTCGCCCCTGCCTGCGTGCAGGCGGGCGTTCCCACCCGGGTCGTGGAAGCCAACGTCGCCTTCGCAGCAAAGGTGGGCTTCGAGTTCTGTGGCCGGATTGCCGCCTCGCCGCCGTGGAAGCTGCTGGGGGAGGCGATTTTCCTGGCTGCGGCCTATCCGGAACGCGCCGACGAGCAACCCCGCGTCCTCGAGTTTCTCTCACAGGCTTCAGGACTCGGAACGATTGCGTTGCCCTGGGAGCCGCTCTCCGAGGCCGAGGTGTCGAGTTGTGCCGAGGCAGTGCCGGGCTTCATCTCCGAAACGGTGGAGCGTGTGTTGGCCGGGTCTCCTCGAATCGTGGGCCTGAGTGCCATGGGCCAGCAGACCTTGGCCAGCATCGCCATCGCCAGGGAGGTCAAGAGGTTGCGCCCGGAGGTGGTGACCGTTCTGGGAGGGACCAACGCCACCGAACCCATGGGCAGCGGGATCCTGGCAACTACCGAGGCCTTCGATTTCGCGTTCTCCGGCGAGGCGGATCTCCGGTTCCCGGAGTTCTGCCGCACGTACCTCGAGACCGGCGAGCTTCCAGAGCGCCGCATCGTGAGCTGTGCGCCGGTTGCCGACCTCGATCTCGTGGCCGAGCCGGACTACGACTCCTACTTCGCGGAACTCGAACTGCACCGGGCCTACGACCCGGTGGCCGACGCAGGTCCCGCCAACCTGCTCTTCGAGTCGTCGCGCGGTTGCTGGTGGGCCGACAAGCTCACCTGCAAGTTCTGCGGCTACATCACCCCTGGCACGCGCTACCGCGTGCGATCGCCCGAGAAGATCGTGACCTCCATCGAGTCGCTGATAGAGCGCTACGGCGTTCGCGCGACGCGCGCCAGCGACGCCATCATGGCACCGCATTTTTCGAAGAACGTGCTGCCGCTGCTGATCGAGCGGGGCATCGACTGCTCAGTGGCCTACGAGGTGAAGTCCAACTTGAAGGAGGCCGAGCTCGACACTTTCGTCCGCGCCGGCGTCACTGAGGTACAGCCCGGCATCGAGTCGCTGTCAAGTCACGTCCTCGGCCTCATGGACAAGGGCGTCAGTGCCCTCGAGAATGTCGCCCTGCTGCGGAACGCGAGGTCCCGGGGCATCGAGGTAATCTGGAACTTCCTCACTGCGTTCCCCGGCGAGGCCCGCGAAGATTACGAGGCGATGATCGAGCTCATTCCGCTCATCGAGCACCTGCGTGCGCCCGTGCGCTGGGGCCCGATCCACGTCTCGCGTTTCAGCCCGTACCACGGCGATCCGGCTCGCTGGAAAATCGAGAACGTGCGCCCCTTCGCGGTCTACACGGAACTATTTGGCAAGCTGGCAGACCAGGTCGCCTGCAACTTCGATGCAGATTACGAGACCGGATTCACACGTGATCCCGACCTGGTGCGCCGCTTCGACGAGGTGCTCGCTCGCTGGACCGATTCCTGGCAAGTTCAAGGGGACCCCCCTTGCCTGGAGGCCTGGCCCCTGGACGGCGGATGGGTACTGGTCCAGGACAAGCGTCCAATCGCCCGGGCTCCGTGGCACCTGCTGACCGATGTGCAGGTCGAGGCCATGGAGAGCGTCCGCGCCCCGTCGCGGGTGGAGTCGATCCGCGAGACGAACCGGGCGCTGCTGGAGGAGCTGGTGGACCGCAGGCTCGTGGCGTTGTACGAGGGCAGATACCTGTCGCTGGTTAGCGAGCCGGATGTCGGTCTGGGCCTGAACGCCGAGCGGGAGCAGATCCTGGCTCGGAGCGGCGGATGATTCCGACGCGGAACACCACCGGGAGGAAGCGCCCTTGACCTCGCTCGACACGCTCGTGATCGGCGGCGGACCCGCCGGTCTCGCCTCCGCCGTACGCGCGGCGTGGTTGGGAACCACCCGGGTCGAGCGGCAACGGGTGGGGCTGATCGAGGCCTCCGAGCTTCTTGGCGGCCTGGCGCTCTGGCGCCCTCCGCAGACCTTTGCTCCGAACAGCTACTTCACGAAACGGGACATCAAGGCTCTGGAGGATGCCTGCCGCGAGTACGAGGTGGAGATCATTCGAGATGAGGTGGTGGCACTCGAGCCCGGAGAACACACGCGGGTGGTGTGTCGGAAGGCTGCCCACGAGGCGTCGAGCGTGGTGGTGACGACGGGCCTGAAGCGGTCCTTCCACACGGAGAAGATGCTCCACGACGGAGGTCGGCTCTACTGGTTCACGGATCTCGAGGTGGGTGCAGGCATTCTCGGTCGACTCGACGCGCACACCGAGCATCGTCGGGTGATCCTCTGCGGCAGCCGAATGGCATTGGCCACTGCGCAGATCTTTCGGGCGCTGGAGACGGGCCTGGAAATCTGCTGCATCGTCGAGGCCAGCGCTCCGGACGAGGTGCTCGCGCAAGACGTGGCCGGGACTGTCGATGCAGTGGGGAGCGACGGCACCGATGTCGTCGTCACCGTTCGCAGCGGTTCGAACGCCGCCCCGACCGAACTCCGGGGCGATGTCCTGCTGGTGGACTTCAACTCCTACGAGCTTCACTGCGCTTCTACCGGCTTCGTCGCCGCCAGCGGTATTGCGCTCGAGAAGAATGGTTACATCCAGGTAGACCGGGAGATGTGTACCAACATGGGGGGACTCTTCGCCGCGGGGGACGTGACGGGGCCTCCTTCTTCGGTGATCAAAGCTCTTTACGAGGGGACGATGGCCGGCTTCTCGGCCTACCGTCACGTCTACCGCTTGAAACACGGGAGCGATCCGGACCTCAATCCCTACTTCCCCGAGCCCATTCCCCGCACGTTCTGAAACGTCCGTCCCTCATCCTTCACATCCGCGAGTTCGACCTGGAGGAAGCCCATCCCGATGCAGCGCTGAGCGAGCTGCCGGAACATGCGTTCGCTTTCCTCCCGTGCCGGTTCGGGCATCTCTCCCAGCCACGCTGATAGAAACTCGTCGACGTTGCGGGGGAGACCGTCTCCCAGTAGATCGAAGAGCGTCGGGTTCATGCTGAAGCTCGCGCTGGGCCCAGTGATGCGCACTTCCTGCCCCTCGAGCCCCACTTCCTCTCCCTCGAGCCGCAGGTCCAGCAGAGGGTTCCAGCGCAGTCGGACGCGGCTCGGGTCTCCGGTGTCTGGCAGGCTGGTGGTGAAGGGGAAGGGGCGCCCGTGGTAGTGGCGGCCATAGAGAACCGAGTACTCCTCGAAGCCGGGCCAGAGGTGGGCAGCAGTGTTGTGATGACGCTCGAAGATCGCCCGCAGGGCCGGGTAGAACTCCTCCTCGATCAGGCGACGGACGTCTTCGTTGGCGAGCCCCCGGGTGTTGGTCCAATCCTGCGGAGCGATGCCGATGACGAAGTCTTTCTCCAGGGCTTCGGCTGCGATCTCCACGCCGAGCTTCGCCCGCTCATCACAATAGGAGGTCCGGAATTCGAGGCCGAAGGCGTGCATGTCGAACGAGTTACCGGGGTGGTCGATGATTTCCTGGTTGTCGACCAGGAACGCGAAGGTCTTTCGCGCCGCCGCTTCGTCTTCCTCGGGAAATCCGATGATGGAGAAGAGATGGAAGTCGATTCCAGCCTGGCGACAGTGTTTCAAGATGGTGGGGGCGTCGGCAATCCGCGTTCCCTTGTCCATGTGGTCGAGGGTTTGCTGGCAGCCGGACTCGAGGCCGAAAAAGAGCTTGCGCATCCCCATCTCGTGAAGACGCTCGAAGACCTCCGGCGTGAAGCCCGGCTCCAGCCTCGCGTAGCCCGTGAACGAATGATCGCCATCCGTTCCCAGCGCGTCCGCGAGCTTGACGAGGAGCTTGGGCGAGAGCGCCTCATCGGTGATCACGAAATTGCGGCAACCGAAGCGCGCGGCCAGCGCGCGCACGTCCGCCGCGATCTGCTCGGCCTCCCGCACCCGGTAAGCCTTGCGACTGACGCGATTGATCGCGGCGATGTCGCAGAAGCGGCAGCGGTTGTAGTAACACCCCTTGCCGGCAAGGATCGGAAGCACGGGCTCCGGCACCAGGTACGAAGCCAGAGGCAAGCCCGAGAAGTCGGGTGTTGGCAGGCTTCGCACGTCTTCTACGTGAGCGATCGTCGCCTGTACCGAATCCCCACGTTGGAAGAGCAGGTTGGGGACGTTCTCGAACTCTCGGGAGCCAGCGAGTTGGTCCAACAGGGCTAGCAGGGCCGTCTCTCCTTCGTAGACGACCACCGCGTCGGCGAAGGCCTCGAAGAACGCGGGCCGCCTGGCCAGGGCGTCGGCGAACTTGGAGTAGACCGTTCCCCCAATGACGACGAAGTGGCCGCGCTGGCGCAGCCCCCGCGCCAGCATCAGGCCCGGTAGGATCTGCTGGCGGTTGGTGATGCTGATCCCTACCAGGTCTGGCGGCACTGCTTCGAGACCCGGGAATACGTCCTGCTCCCAATGCTCGGCGAAGAGATTTGCGGCGGGGTCCGCGGTCACGTCGATCAGGTGGGAGAGCTTCTGCGGGTCGACGCCCGGCACGCCGTAGCGGGCCGGGAAGAAGGCGCAGGCGACGCCGCGAGGGTCGGCCATGCACGTCAGGGCCAGTCCGGATTCCAGGATCGCGCGGGCGCTGGAGTGATCGTTGGCATCGTAGAAGTGCTCAGGGCTGCGAAGTGTCGTGAAGGAATCGGGCACATTCTGAAGCAGGGATTCCCCCAGGAGCGCCATGCGGCTACGCGGCTCGCTCCAGTCGAGGCGTGTACCCAGGGAATCGCGCAGACGTCGCACGGCCTGTTCCAGAAGATCTGGCTGTAGCAATGCTTCGAAGCCCAACACGTTGAGATCGAGCAGGTCGACCTGGACACCGGAACCGCGCAGGGCCGCTGCCAGCGAGGGAAGCGCCAGCTGGGGTCCTCGCGGATCGCCGCACGGCGGGTAGATCAGGGTCGCTTTCACGGATCACGCTTTGTCTTGCGAGAGGATCGAATCGAACCAGGCCCCTTCGTCCTCGGCATCGATCGCAGTCCCCAGAGTGAGGCAGCCGATGTAGGAGTTGTGGATGAGTTTCCCGAGCACGAGCGCCAGGGTCATCTCGACGGGTTCGAAGCGTTCTCGCAGGGCGTCCGCCCGGGAGGGCCAGGGGATGGGGATCTGCTTCCAGCGCTTCGTCTGCTCGGGTGGCAGGCCCGGGCCCTGGGGTGTGTGCGGCTGCGCCGGTGGCCGTTCGGCCAACAAGCGGCCGATGCCGTCCGATAGCTCGTACGGCAGGTCGCGGAAGGGAGGCCTGCGCGCGATCCTTCGCAAGTGACCGGCGACAACGTCACCCTCGCGCATGCGGACGAAGGTCTGGAGGTGAAGTCTGCGGAACAGGGAGTACCAGTCCTTGTCGGTACCGAAAGGTGCTGCCGAGAGCGCTGGTCGCGATCGAACGACGGTGACGGATGCCCCCTCCAAGAGGCGGGCCAGCATCTCGCGAAGGAAGTCGCCCTTGCCGCTCGGCGAGGTGTAGAGCTCGCTGAAGCCGGGGCCCGCGACCAGGAAGGCTCCCGTGTCGAGTGTCGTCAGACTGGCGAGGTCGCCCAGCAGCTCGGCGTCGAGGCCCGGTCCGCTGAAGGCAAAGCACTCCGGGTCGCTGCTGCGGCCCGCCGGCCGAAAAGCGTCGGATGTCGATGGCTGCCGGAGGCCCTCCCGCCACTCCAGCGTCCCGTTCTCAGTCAGGTGCTGGCCCGCCAACAGAAAGCGCAACTCGAAGTCGCTGGTGAGCCCGAGTTCGGGCGGCGCGGAATTCAGTAGCTCGCGCGTATCGGCGTCGAAGTCCGTGGGTCGTTGCTGCTTCTTCAGGGGATCGAAGCCGAGACCCCGCTCCTCGAACCAATGCGCCCCACCCATGGCGTAGGGAATCGCGTAGCGCGCCTCGAGCACCTCCGCCGCTCGCAGGAACTCCTGGGGCTCGAGCATCAGGCGCTGTTGCCTGGCCAGCTCCTCGTCGGGAACGAAGCACAGGTATTGCGGGACCGACGAAGGCAGGAACTGTGGGGGGTAGAGATTCCAGCGCCGGTGGTTGGCGAAGAAGTAGTCGACGCGGCCGACTTCGCGACGTAGCGCCCGCGTGTACTCCTCGATCGACATGCGGGGATCCGATCCGGAATCCGCCAGCAGCAGGCTCGTCGATCCGCCGGCACGCAGCGCGTAGACGTTTCCACGGTTGAAGTCGGACAGGCCCGCCTCGCTTCCCCAGCCCAGCGGCTGCTCGCCGTAGAAGGGAAGCGCCGTGATCTCGAAGCTCCCGAGCTCGAGGCTCTCCCCCCACTGCAGGGTGCGCACGTCGTGGAACTCCAGCTGTTCGAGGCGCCTGCGCACGTTGATCGAGAGCAACGATTCCTCGGGGACGTCGGGCACGATGAAGATCGAGTCGGCCGGGAACTGGAAGAGGCAGCCCGGCGCGAAATGGTCGGCGTGCGTATGCGTGATGAGGATGACGTGGCGCTCCTCCGGGAAGTCCAGTGGGCTGAGCGGCTGGTAGTGGTTCGGGTAGCGCGGTGCCTTGGGGCAGAAGAACGGATCCGTCCAGACGCGCAGGTCGCCGTCGGACCAGCTGATGCAGGCGTGCCCCACATAGAGCGGCTCGCCGGATTTCTTGCCACCGCCGTGAACGACGCGCTCGAAGCCCGTGGCAGCGATGGCGGGCTCGAGCTCCTCGACGAAGCGCTGGAGCGCCGGCCCCCCCGCATCTCCCTCGCCGCGCAAGAGCGTCCGCAGCGCGTCGCAACCGACGCGGTCCAGCGGCACGCTCGCCAGGCCCGTCCCGACAGTGGAGCGCAGGTGGGCCCAGGCCGGCGCGATGTCGTCTTCCTTCGGGTGCCAGAAGGAGGTGTCGGCCAGAACCGCCTGGTGTGGTTCCGATCGGCGCTCGCGTAGCACCGAGTCGGCCGTCTCCCGTACCGACAGGCGCTCTGCACGGCGGGCGGGGTCGAGCATGAGCGCGGCCACGGCCTGGGTCGTCTCGGGATAGAGGGAGCCTGCTACGAAATCCTGAAGTCGGCCCGAGAGGGTCGATCCGTAGGGGGTGCCATCTGTCCACTCGACCGAAATGTCCAGGAAATCGGCGACTCGCTTCATGTTCTCGTCAGCTCCGGACGGCACGCCTCCCGTGCCTCGGCAAGGATCTGTTGCTGGGTCGGGAGGTCGAGTGCCCATAGGTTGTAGATGTAGTTGAGACATTGCAGCAGTGTCGTGCTGGCCTCGAATCCGGCGCTGCGCGGCGCCGCCAGCAGCGGCAGCAGGGCCTCGAAGTCTGATGGGTCGCAGAGTGTGGCAGCGGGCTGATCGCGCTGTGCGGAAGCTCCTTCGAGCGGCGTGCCGCGCAGACGCGCGAAGCGCCCCAGCGCCTCCCACACCAGCCAGCGATCGTTCAGATGGCAATCGAGGAAGGCGATGCTGAACTCCGACCAACGACCGGCCGTACAGCGGGAGCCCGAGATCAGGGCCTCCATGTAGGCGTCGGAAGCCGCGGTCAACAGACGGTTCACGTCGTCTTGGAAGGCCCCGGAAAGGAGCTCGCGCTGCTCGAAATAGGAGTCGAATACGCGTGCTCCGAGCCACGACCACTTCCACTGGCCCTGCGCGAGCAGCAGTGTCTCGATCAGCGCTTCGGGCGGGCCATCGGCCTTGAAACGCAGGCGTAGGCCCGGGGGCTTGTGAAGGAAGAACCAGGCCTCGACCAGGTCGCGGCGTTCGAGATCACGCCGCAGGTTCCGCAGGGCGAAGAAGAACTCGGTCTGCTCCTTGAGGGAAGGAATGTGTCGGACTTCCAGGCCGAGTTGGAGCCAGTCGTTGACCAGCGGGATATCGAGGGCGCCATCGTTCCCGTCGGCGGCGTGGAACACGCCTAGTCGCAAGGGCTCTTCATGCTGGACGCGAACGATCTTCACGATCCTGCCTCGTGCAGTGGACGCCCATCATACGCGATCGCTCTCCTTCGCGACATTCCTTCCCTTGCACTGGGCGGCAGGCACGGCTGAGCGTCATTCGCTATGGGTTCCAGGAGGGCACGGACATGTCACATGCGGTATCGAGCGCCACGATTTCGCACTTTCGTGATGCGTTTCAGGAAATCCTGCGCTGGGACGAGCAGATCCCTCCGGCGCAGCACGCACTCCTGCTCGCGGAGCCCGCGGCGCGCGAGTGGGCGCGGCAGTCGTTGATCGAGTCGTACTGGCGGATGTGCGAGACGACCCGGTTGATCCTGGCTGCCGTCCAGGCCCTCGACACCCGCGGCGACATCGAGAGTGCGCGCTTCTGGAGCGCCCACATCGACGAAGAGCTGGGACATGATCGGGTGTTCTACAAGGATGTATGCGCACAGTACGGGAGTGTCGAAGCCGGTGAGGCAGCGTTGGCGAAGTTTCCCCCGTCACCTGCCACGGCGGCGTTGCTGGGGTATTTCCGTTGGCAGGTCGAGCGCGGCAACCCGCATCTGCTGATGGTGCTGCGCTTCTTCCTGGAGTCATTCCTGGTGGTGGAGCTCGACGAGATGGAACGCTTCGAACGCTCTCTCGGGAACATCGGTCTGGAGACGCTTCGCACTCATCGCGAGCACGATCTCGACCACGTGAAACCCTGTGGCCCCTATCTGGACGCGCACTTCGAGCCGTCGGATATCCCCACCATCGTGTGGTCTAGCGACTTCATCACGACCTGCCTGATCGAGAGCCAGACCTGGGTGGCCACACGGGTGTTGCGCAACCTCGAATGAAGGCGCTGCACTTCCGGTACGGCTGGATCGCGCGGCCCCGGTTGGCCGAACTACTTCCTGTGTCGGACGAGATCGCAAGCATGCGCCAGCTGCTGGAGCGGCGGCGCCGGCTACTGGAACAACCCAACAGCGAGGCCATGCGCCGCGACGCCTGGAGCCGGGATGCATTGCGCGTGGCCGCCTGGTTTCAGAAGCCCCGTGTCGATCGCCCGCCGAGCCTGAAGGCCGTGCGCAGCACCCGTCGGCTGGCCGAGGAGGCCGACGATCGTCTGCTGTACGAGATTCAAGATTGGGTGGGCGAAGCACACTCCCTGCTGGATGGAAGCCGCGCGGAGAAGTCTCCACCTCTCGATGAGATGATCTCGTTCCTGGAAGCACTGGCCCGGACCGACTTCCCGAGCCTTCTGTCGTGGCGCCAGGCGCGTCTCGCAGCGCGCCTGTTCGTCGCCGATGGGCATGGTGCGCAAGAGCTGGCGCCGACGTACCGGCGGGCCGGTCGGGCCACGGTTCAAGCGGCGCGCACCTGTGTTGGCTACGCCCTGGCGGGCGTGGGCCGGTTGGCACCGCGCCAGGCCTGGGTGGGGGTTGGCTTCGGCCGCTTCGAGGCGACGAGTTCCGAGGAGAGCATCGCTGTCGTGCGCGATCGGGAGCGCATCTGCGTCGAGCCCGACCTGGCCTGGATCGAGCGGCACTGGCGAGACCTCGAACCCATGCCCCTGGCAGCGGGTACGCGGCCCTGGAGCTACCTGGATGAGCGCGTTCGCATCCAGTCCGATCCGCGGGTGGAGCGGTACCACGCAGAGATAGTCGAGCAGCTCCGCGAGCTGGCGAATCAGGTAGAGGCAGAGCCCTGGCACTTCGAAGCCATCCAGGGCTTTCTGACTGCGACCGAGGCCCTGCTGCGTGAATCGGTGGGCGAGGAGATCTGGGGCGAGGACCCACACGCCTGGTGGGTCAGTCGCTACCTGCCCGAGGAACAGTCCGTCGCGCAGGAATGCTCGCAGCAGTTCCGGCAAGATTTCGTGCAGCACCGGGCTGGGTTGCGCGAGCGCCGCCTACTCTTCGAGCCCGACGAGGACTGGATCCATCCGGTTCTCCTGCCCTATCCCTACCGCCTCCGACAGCGCTCTCCTGCCGCGATTCGTGTCGAGGCGGAGGAGTTCTTCGACTGGGTCGCCGAGATCGGCGGCGGGGAAGGCGCCGATCTTCCGTTCGTGCCGCCGACTGCCGAGCCCGGCGCCGCTCTGGTGAGCTGGATCGACGAACGGGGCTCGCGCCACCAGTTCGTCGATCCCAGCCCGCGGCGGGCTTCCGAGCGGAGTGCCGTCTGCATGGTCTCCCGCCCGCTCTTTTCGGAACCGCAGGTGAGCGACGGCCAGGCGCTGCGGCCGCCGCTCCATCGGGTCGACAACCGACTGGTGCGACTCCAGGAGACCGAGCGAGATCCGGCTGAGGTGTCGCCGGGGGAGTCGGTCAGCTTTCACTCCGCGCTGCTCGATGTGGAGACTACGCCGCTACTTGCCTTGGAGTTGGCATCGGCCCGCTACGCGCGGGCCGCAGACCTGGTTCCGCAGCTCGTGGAGCAGGAGGCCGCGGAGCAGCTCTCGTTCGGGCGTGTGTGGGCCCGGGATGGCGTGTGGCTGCTGGAGCCGGTCGAGAGTCGGGAGCTACTTCGCAAGCTGGGAACGGCGCGTGCGCTCGCCGGGCTCTATCACCTGGAGGTCCACGAGGTGCTGGGTCAACCTGCATGGCTCGATGTCGTGGCGAACGGAAAGCATTCCGCGCTCCCGACCCAGTCGCTCGTAGCCTGGGACTACCTCGTTCACCTGTTGCGGACGACCTCTGTTCCGCTGGCCCTGATCCATCCCAAAGCGACGACGCGAGCTCCGCTGATCGTCGACGCTGCGGGAGGCGCACTGCCCAGCCAGGTTCTGGCGCGCTGAGGCTCCCAAGAAACCGACAAACCTGAGGCGCGCTTCGGCCGCCTCAGGTTTGTCGAGGAAACCCGATCGACGGATGAACCGCCGGGTGGGACCGCGTCGTGGCCGTCTACCAGGGACACATGGTGGTCGAGGCCGCTGCGCCCGGGTCGAGTTTCGCGATGGTCTCGTAGGCGCTGCCCAGCTCGCGCAACTGCGCAGCCGTCAGCATCTTGCTGGTCTCGTTGGCTCTCGGCGTGCGAAGCTTGCCCTTGAGATTGGCCGGAAGTCCGTCGAAGGCGGCCTTCTGCTCCGCCGTCACATTGAACGGCTGGCCGTTTCTGGGCGAGATCTTGATCATCCCAGGACCCTGCTGGATGCCTGGGAGTGCCCGCTTCATGGCGGGCTTGATCTTCATCTCCCGGGCGCCTCCCGGGCTCTTCTTGTCTTCGGCGAGGGCTTTCAGCGCCAGCGATGATCCTGCGGCTGCCAGCGCAGTCCGCATGGCGGCTTGCTTGATGAAGACTCGACGATTCATGCAGTACCCCTCCTGTATAGAACCTTGCCCCCGCGAGTGTGCGCCGAGCGACCTCGCTACGAACTACACGCGGGCGAAACGCGAGTGTAGTTCGGGCGAAGCTGCGGGCGCAAGGTCTCGACCGAATCCACGATCGCCGGTGGTGTAGGTGCGGGAATCCCGATGAACGAGATTCAAACTACGGTGTGCAGTGATGTGTGGCGAGAAACCCTCAAGGGCTGATCAACCTGGTAGGGTCGAGGGCTGCGCGGTGGTCCAGAAAAAACCGAGGAAGGTCCCTCATTCCCATGAGACCTTCGAAGGCGAAGACCATTCTCGGATTCAGACGACTTCGAGCGCCGGCGGCCCCTCTTCGACCTCGGCGACGCGCACGGCCGCCGCCACGCCCGCGGCCCGAAGAGCACTCACGAGATCGTCTGCTTCGTGCCCGGGGACCGAGAGTAGAAGCCCACCCGAGGTCTGGGGGTCGAAGAGGATCTCCTCGTGCTTGCGGGAAACATCTGCTCGCATTGTCATGGACGCCTCGACCATGGCCCGGTTGGCAACGTTGCTCCCGGTGGTCTCCCCTCGCTGGTACATCTCGAGTGCCCCCGGGTAGACCGGCAGGCTTGCGAAGTCGAGACGCAATCGACTCCCGGAACCACGGGCGATTTCGAGGAGGTGTCCGGCGATGCCGAACCCGGTCACGTCCGTGCACGCATGAAGGTCGAAGCCCAGGGCGATCTCCATCGCTGATCCGTTGAGAGAGGCGACCGCCGGCAGGACCTCTCGCTCGAGCTCCGCAAAGTCGAACCGGCCGGAACGTACCGCGTTGAACAACACGCCGGTGCCGAGCGGCTTGGTGAGGACGAGTGCGTCCCCCGGCCTGGAGCCGGCATTGGTGATGATCCGGTCCGGGTGGACTGTGCCGTTGACGCTGAGACCGTATTTGGGCTCCTCGTCTTCGACCGAATGACCGCCAACGAGA from bacterium includes:
- a CDS encoding MBL fold metallo-hydrolase; the encoded protein is MKRVADFLDISVEWTDGTPYGSTLSGRLQDFVAGSLYPETTQAVAALMLDPARRAERLSVRETADSVLRERRSEPHQAVLADTSFWHPKEDDIAPAWAHLRSTVGTGLASVPLDRVGCDALRTLLRGEGDAGGPALQRFVEELEPAIAATGFERVVHGGGKKSGEPLYVGHACISWSDGDLRVWTDPFFCPKAPRYPNHYQPLSPLDFPEERHVILITHTHADHFAPGCLFQFPADSIFIVPDVPEESLLSINVRRRLEQLEFHDVRTLQWGESLELGSFEITALPFYGEQPLGWGSEAGLSDFNRGNVYALRAGGSTSLLLADSGSDPRMSIEEYTRALRREVGRVDYFFANHRRWNLYPPQFLPSSVPQYLCFVPDEELARQQRLMLEPQEFLRAAEVLEARYAIPYAMGGAHWFEERGLGFDPLKKQQRPTDFDADTRELLNSAPPELGLTSDFELRFLLAGQHLTENGTLEWREGLRQPSTSDAFRPAGRSSDPECFAFSGPGLDAELLGDLASLTTLDTGAFLVAGPGFSELYTSPSGKGDFLREMLARLLEGASVTVVRSRPALSAAPFGTDKDWYSLFRRLHLQTFVRMREGDVVAGHLRRIARRPPFRDLPYELSDGIGRLLAERPPAQPHTPQGPGLPPEQTKRWKQIPIPWPSRADALRERFEPVEMTLALVLGKLIHNSYIGCLTLGTAIDAEDEGAWFDSILSQDKA
- the selD gene encoding selenide, water dikinase SelD, encoding MAFRKKKTLTGLARTCGUAAKIGPAALSDALSGLTPPSDPNLLVGIETADDAAVYRLSDELAIISTVDFITPPVDDPYWFGLIAAANSISDIYSMGGRPMTALNLVMFPIVQLDAGLLREILRGGNDKAAEAGACLVGGHSVEDEEPKYGLSVNGTVHPDRIITNAGSRPGDALVLTKPLGTGVLFNAVRSGRFDFAELEREVLPAVASLNGSAMEIALGFDLHACTDVTGFGIAGHLLEIARGSGSRLRLDFASLPVYPGALEMYQRGETTGSNVANRAMVEASMTMRADVSRKHEEILFDPQTSGGLLLSVPGHEADDLVSALRAAGVAAAVRVAEVEEGPPALEVV